One Phycisphaera mikurensis NBRC 102666 DNA window includes the following coding sequences:
- a CDS encoding DNA topoisomerase (ATP-hydrolyzing), giving the protein MAKRTPRNDDPTLPGPDAGGATSRVPLHEAASVRYLNYALSVITSRALPDVRDGLKPVQRRILYAMWTEGPRPDQKPRKCATVCGSVMGKYHPHGDSAIYDALVRMAQPWVMRLPLVEGHGNFGSMDGDPPAAYRYTECRLDPAAAGLLEDLSSRTVAYRPNYDGSKEEPVVLPARLPALLINGSQGIAVGMATSIPPHNPAEVGKALLKLLKNPEATVAQLTGPGGILAPDFPTGGTLVTPQAEIKEIYKNGGGSLKLRGSVHHRYAATGGRGEKVLTIHEVPYGVNKSTLVEQIAEIVLNRKMALLADVRDLSTEEVRVDLVMKKDADEAKVLAYLHKNTSLEVNVQVNLTCLVPTENPEVAAPLPRADLKTILWHFLHFRHRVVTRRLQNELEKLLGRLHILDGFALIFDALDEILRIIRASDGKADAAEKIQRRFDGLDAEQTDAILELKLYRLARLEIHLVEEERGEKRARADEVEALLADDDGDTGSGRWGIVRNEIEEILDTYGKKHPRGPRRTKLGDVGEEAGYSEEDFIVAEDCHIVVTADGWIKRQKEVKDPSTTRLREGDRVLAAVAGSTRATLGLFSSAGTCYTVRMIDVPASTGHGEPIQKLFKLRDGERIVAAVSFDPRLLPAESLEGADGAEPAFTGFAATDDGHALRFGLSAFAEVSTRSGRRYARPAKGAAVVAFGVVDREVQALLAVSRRCRAKVVKPAKVPFLSGPGKGNMLLKLVDDALLGVKLSRGDRDLLTYETSRGATDTVSTVKYEATETGGRGVEVKKNGTIVRIVPEPVEAPPSW; this is encoded by the coding sequence GTGGCGAAGCGAACCCCCCGAAACGACGACCCGACCCTCCCCGGCCCCGACGCGGGCGGAGCGACCTCCCGGGTGCCGCTGCACGAAGCGGCGAGCGTCCGCTACCTCAACTACGCGCTCTCGGTGATCACCAGCCGGGCGCTGCCGGACGTGCGCGACGGCCTCAAGCCGGTGCAGCGGCGCATCCTCTACGCGATGTGGACCGAGGGGCCGCGGCCGGACCAGAAGCCCAGGAAGTGCGCGACGGTGTGCGGCAGCGTGATGGGCAAGTACCACCCGCACGGCGACTCGGCGATCTACGACGCGCTGGTGCGGATGGCCCAGCCGTGGGTGATGCGGCTGCCGCTGGTCGAGGGGCACGGCAACTTCGGCAGCATGGACGGCGACCCGCCGGCGGCCTACCGGTACACGGAGTGCCGGCTGGATCCGGCCGCGGCCGGGCTGCTCGAGGACCTCTCCAGCCGGACCGTCGCGTACCGGCCCAACTACGACGGCTCCAAGGAAGAGCCGGTGGTGCTGCCGGCCCGCCTGCCGGCGCTCCTGATCAACGGGAGCCAGGGCATCGCGGTGGGCATGGCGACGAGCATCCCGCCGCACAACCCCGCCGAGGTGGGCAAGGCGCTCCTGAAGCTGCTGAAGAACCCCGAGGCGACGGTGGCGCAGCTGACCGGGCCCGGCGGGATCCTGGCGCCCGACTTCCCCACCGGGGGCACGCTGGTCACGCCGCAGGCGGAGATCAAGGAGATCTACAAGAACGGCGGGGGCTCGCTCAAGCTCCGCGGCTCCGTGCACCACCGCTACGCCGCCACCGGCGGCCGCGGGGAGAAGGTCCTGACGATCCACGAGGTGCCCTACGGCGTGAACAAGAGCACGCTGGTCGAGCAGATCGCCGAGATCGTGCTCAACCGCAAGATGGCGCTGCTGGCCGACGTCCGCGACCTCTCCACCGAGGAGGTGCGGGTGGACCTGGTCATGAAGAAGGACGCCGACGAGGCCAAGGTGCTCGCCTACCTCCACAAGAACACCTCGCTGGAGGTGAACGTGCAGGTCAACCTGACCTGCCTGGTGCCCACCGAGAACCCCGAGGTCGCCGCCCCGCTGCCCCGGGCCGACCTCAAGACGATCCTCTGGCACTTCCTGCACTTCCGGCACCGGGTCGTCACGCGCCGGCTGCAGAACGAGCTGGAGAAGCTCCTCGGCCGGCTGCACATCCTCGACGGCTTCGCGCTCATCTTCGACGCGCTCGACGAGATCCTCCGGATCATCCGCGCCTCCGACGGCAAGGCCGACGCGGCGGAGAAGATCCAGCGGCGCTTCGACGGGCTCGACGCCGAGCAGACCGATGCGATCCTCGAGCTGAAGCTCTACCGGCTCGCCCGGCTGGAGATCCACCTCGTCGAAGAGGAGCGCGGGGAGAAGCGGGCCCGCGCCGACGAGGTCGAGGCGCTGCTCGCCGACGACGACGGCGACACCGGCAGCGGCCGCTGGGGGATCGTGCGGAACGAGATCGAGGAGATCCTCGACACCTACGGCAAGAAGCACCCGCGCGGCCCGCGGCGGACGAAGCTCGGGGACGTCGGCGAGGAGGCCGGCTACTCCGAAGAGGACTTCATCGTGGCCGAGGACTGCCACATCGTCGTGACCGCCGACGGCTGGATCAAGCGGCAGAAGGAGGTGAAGGACCCCTCCACCACGCGGCTGCGCGAGGGCGACCGCGTGCTCGCCGCCGTGGCGGGCTCGACGCGGGCGACGCTGGGCCTCTTCAGCTCGGCGGGCACGTGCTACACGGTCCGGATGATCGACGTGCCCGCGAGCACGGGCCACGGCGAGCCGATCCAGAAGCTGTTCAAGCTTAGAGACGGCGAGCGGATCGTCGCGGCGGTGAGCTTCGACCCGCGGCTGCTGCCGGCGGAGTCGCTGGAGGGCGCCGACGGCGCGGAGCCGGCCTTCACCGGCTTCGCCGCGACCGACGACGGCCACGCGCTGCGCTTCGGTCTGTCGGCCTTCGCCGAGGTGTCGACCCGTTCGGGCCGCCGCTACGCCCGGCCGGCGAAGGGTGCGGCGGTGGTCGCCTTCGGCGTGGTCGACCGCGAGGTGCAGGCGCTGCTGGCGGTCTCGCGGCGCTGCCGGGCGAAGGTGGTGAAGCCGGCGAAGGTGCCCTTCCTCTCCGGCCCCGGCAAGGGCAACATGCTGCTGAAGCTCGTCGACGACGCGCTGCTGGGCGTGAAGCTCTCGCGCGGCGACCGCGACCTGCTGACCTACGAGACCAGCCGCGGCGCGACCGACACGGTGTCGACGGTGAAGTACGAGGCGACGGAGACCGGCGGACGCGGCGTCGAGGTGAAGAAGAACGGCACGATCGTCCGGATCGTCCCCGAGCCGGTGGAGGCCCCGCCGTCGTGGTGA
- a CDS encoding AAA family ATPase, translating into MPDASPNEGPADALERLSAARAAAQSLRLEVAKAVVGQREVVDEVLLALFCRGHALLVGVPGLAKTLLVSSIARAMELPFSRIQFTPDLMPADITGTEIFEEDRATGKRELRFVKGPIFASAVLADEINRTPPKTQAALLEAMQEGRVTAGGRTMDLPDPFFVLATQNPLEQEGTYPLPEAQLDRFMFMIRVGYPTEADELDVIQRTTSGAKPVVKAALDAEEVRRVQALVREVPVPEHVARYALRLVRATRTPGPGEADARPGRLPRYLRFGAGPRAGQYLLLGAKARAVLEGRTHATAADVDAVAAPVLRHRVGLNFAARSDGVDADALVAELVDAVPVGPAAGPDAASVLR; encoded by the coding sequence ATGCCCGACGCCTCCCCGAACGAAGGCCCCGCCGACGCGCTCGAGCGGCTCTCCGCCGCCCGGGCCGCCGCCCAGAGCCTCCGCTTGGAGGTCGCCAAGGCGGTGGTGGGCCAGCGCGAGGTCGTCGACGAGGTGCTCCTCGCGCTGTTCTGCCGCGGGCACGCGCTGCTCGTCGGCGTGCCGGGCTTGGCGAAGACGCTGCTGGTGAGCTCGATCGCCCGGGCGATGGAGCTGCCCTTCTCGCGGATCCAGTTCACGCCCGACCTCATGCCCGCGGACATCACGGGCACCGAGATCTTCGAGGAGGACCGGGCGACCGGCAAGCGGGAGCTGCGCTTCGTCAAGGGCCCGATCTTCGCCTCCGCCGTGCTCGCCGACGAGATCAACCGCACGCCGCCCAAGACGCAGGCCGCGCTCCTGGAGGCGATGCAGGAGGGCCGGGTGACCGCGGGCGGGCGGACGATGGACCTGCCCGATCCGTTCTTCGTGCTCGCCACGCAGAACCCGCTGGAGCAGGAGGGGACGTACCCGCTGCCCGAGGCCCAGCTCGACCGCTTCATGTTCATGATCCGGGTCGGCTACCCGACCGAGGCGGACGAGCTGGACGTCATCCAGCGGACCACCTCGGGTGCGAAGCCGGTGGTGAAGGCCGCTCTCGACGCCGAGGAGGTGCGGCGGGTCCAGGCCCTCGTCCGCGAGGTGCCGGTGCCCGAGCACGTGGCGCGGTACGCGCTCCGCCTGGTGCGGGCGACGCGGACGCCGGGGCCCGGCGAGGCCGACGCCCGGCCGGGCCGCCTGCCGAGGTACCTCCGCTTCGGCGCCGGGCCCCGGGCCGGGCAGTACCTGCTGCTGGGCGCGAAGGCCCGGGCGGTGCTCGAGGGCCGGACGCACGCGACCGCGGCGGACGTCGACGCCGTGGCCGCTCCGGTGCTGCGGCACCGCGTGGGCCTCAACTTCGCGGCCCGCAGCGACGGCGTCGACGCGGACGCGCTCGTCGCCGAGCTCGTCGACGCGGTGCCGGTGGGGCCGGCGGCGGGCCCGGACGCGGCGTCGGTGCTCCGCTGA
- a CDS encoding PA0069 family radical SAM protein: protein MEAAPDPREEHADAIAGGPAHRRAAGLNPGNRFERTRRHASADTMESDRLAADPADAAKPHRVPLTVLPDATRTVLNRVVPVSDVPFDWTLNPYRGCEHGCIYCYARPYHEYLGFSAGLDFETKLVAKHDAPELLARELASPRWKPEPIVMSAITDVYQPLEARLGLTRRCLEVLAAARQPVATLTKSRLVLRDLDLWQELASCGAGRVTVTLVTLDDDLAGRLEPRASPPGGRLRLIRELSDAGVRVTVNVAPVIPGLTDHEVPAILEAVAEAGATSVAWSLLRLPHQVKALFLDWLRRSVHPSRAGRVEAAIRATQGGKLYDSRRMGQRDGRGSRYRGEGPAAEQVAQVFRVFMKKHRLGTCGRHGTDALADLSGGAFRRPQRPGSQRGLFD, encoded by the coding sequence ATGGAAGCCGCACCCGATCCCCGCGAGGAGCACGCCGACGCGATCGCCGGCGGGCCCGCCCACCGCCGGGCGGCGGGGCTGAACCCCGGCAACCGCTTCGAGCGGACGCGGCGTCACGCCAGCGCCGACACGATGGAGAGCGACCGCCTCGCCGCCGACCCGGCGGACGCGGCGAAGCCCCACCGCGTGCCGCTGACGGTGCTGCCCGACGCGACCCGGACGGTGCTCAACCGGGTCGTGCCCGTCAGCGACGTGCCCTTCGACTGGACGCTGAACCCCTACCGCGGCTGCGAGCACGGCTGCATCTACTGCTACGCCCGGCCGTACCACGAGTACCTCGGCTTCTCGGCGGGGCTGGACTTCGAGACGAAGCTCGTCGCCAAGCACGACGCACCGGAGCTGCTCGCCCGCGAGCTGGCCTCGCCGCGGTGGAAGCCCGAGCCGATCGTGATGTCGGCGATCACCGACGTGTACCAGCCGCTGGAGGCCCGGCTTGGCCTCACCCGCCGGTGCCTCGAGGTCCTCGCCGCGGCGCGGCAGCCGGTGGCGACGCTGACCAAGAGCCGCCTCGTGCTGCGCGACCTGGACCTGTGGCAGGAGCTCGCGTCCTGCGGCGCCGGCCGGGTCACCGTCACGCTGGTCACCCTCGACGACGACCTCGCCGGGCGGCTGGAACCGCGGGCGAGCCCGCCGGGGGGCCGGCTCCGGCTGATCCGCGAGCTCAGCGACGCGGGCGTCCGCGTGACGGTGAACGTGGCGCCGGTGATCCCCGGCCTCACCGACCACGAGGTGCCGGCCATCCTCGAGGCCGTCGCCGAGGCGGGCGCGACGTCGGTGGCCTGGTCGCTGCTGCGGCTGCCGCACCAGGTCAAGGCGCTCTTCCTGGACTGGCTCCGGCGGAGCGTGCACCCGTCGCGGGCGGGGCGCGTGGAGGCGGCGATCCGGGCGACGCAGGGCGGGAAGCTCTACGACAGCCGGCGGATGGGCCAGCGGGACGGGCGGGGCTCGCGCTACCGCGGCGAGGGGCCCGCCGCCGAGCAGGTCGCGCAGGTGTTCCGCGTGTTCATGAAGAAGCACCGGCTGGGCACGTGCGGGCGGCACGGCACCGACGCGCTGGCGGACCTCTCAGGCGGAGCCTTCCGCCGGCCGCAACGGCCCGGGTCGCAGCGTGGGCTCTTCGACTGA
- a CDS encoding Gfo/Idh/MocA family oxidoreductase — MPEAAGPEGAPLGLCFAGLHGFARDVTDLALAEPRVRVVSAGDPAADDPAGAGRIELLRAAGVDVHACFKAALAVPGVEAAWLPVPISLHRPFGEAALAAGKALLCEKPLAGCVEDAAALVHAAAASGLPAAVGFHDLFDPAVLGFKREAHGPGGIGELESVTVLASWPRDDAYFGRNGWAGRLRHADAWVRDSPANNALAHYLMLGLFFAGDDDLVAATPVAAAGRLLRAAAIESFDTVSARFALGPGCVRPGVRLDLHLTHAAEETLQPQVLLRGRRGRRLWKLEPGDPDFAPADRVAVSCGGAAVRARVLPRFVDLCRGVPRPDAPYATLGAGLAHAHAIEALHAAAEVEDLPAGCVVDRPTAGGVQRVVPGLLQALRKAAAAGRLLDPETLGQAG; from the coding sequence TTGCCTGAGGCGGCCGGACCGGAGGGGGCGCCGCTGGGGCTGTGCTTCGCGGGCCTGCACGGCTTCGCCCGCGACGTCACCGATCTCGCTCTCGCCGAACCGCGCGTGCGGGTGGTGTCCGCCGGCGACCCCGCCGCGGACGACCCCGCGGGCGCCGGGCGGATCGAGTTGCTGCGTGCGGCCGGCGTGGACGTCCACGCTTGCTTCAAAGCTGCCCTCGCGGTGCCCGGCGTCGAGGCCGCCTGGCTGCCCGTGCCGATCTCGCTGCACCGGCCCTTCGGCGAGGCCGCGCTCGCCGCGGGCAAGGCGCTGCTCTGCGAGAAGCCGCTCGCGGGCTGCGTGGAGGACGCCGCGGCGCTGGTGCACGCCGCCGCGGCCAGCGGCCTGCCCGCCGCCGTGGGCTTCCACGACCTCTTCGATCCCGCCGTGCTCGGCTTCAAGCGGGAAGCGCACGGCCCCGGCGGCATCGGCGAGCTGGAGTCGGTGACGGTGCTGGCGAGCTGGCCGCGCGACGACGCCTACTTCGGCCGCAACGGCTGGGCCGGCCGGCTGCGGCACGCCGACGCGTGGGTGCGTGACAGCCCCGCGAACAACGCGCTGGCTCATTATCTGATGCTCGGGCTGTTCTTCGCCGGCGACGACGACCTGGTCGCCGCCACGCCGGTGGCCGCCGCCGGCCGGCTGCTGCGTGCGGCGGCGATCGAGAGCTTCGACACCGTCAGCGCCCGCTTCGCCCTGGGCCCGGGCTGCGTGAGGCCCGGGGTGCGGCTGGACCTCCACCTCACCCACGCGGCCGAGGAGACGTTGCAGCCGCAGGTGCTGCTGCGGGGCCGCCGCGGCCGCCGGCTGTGGAAGCTCGAGCCCGGCGACCCGGATTTCGCCCCCGCGGACCGCGTGGCCGTCAGCTGCGGTGGGGCCGCGGTCCGCGCCCGCGTCCTGCCCCGCTTCGTCGACCTGTGCCGCGGCGTCCCGCGGCCGGACGCGCCGTACGCCACGCTGGGGGCGGGGCTCGCCCACGCCCACGCGATCGAGGCGCTGCACGCGGCGGCGGAGGTCGAGGACCTGCCCGCCGGATGCGTGGTCGACCGGCCCACCGCCGGCGGCGTGCAGCGCGTGGTGCCCGGCCTCCTCCAAGCCCTCCGAAAGGCCGCCGCGGCCGGGCGCCTGCTCGACCCCGAGACGCTGGGCCAAGCCGGCTGA
- a CDS encoding L-rhamnose mutarotase codes for MPRHCFTLQVRPDRLDDYKAAHADVWPEMLAALSRRGWRDYSLYLRGDGLLVGVVEADDLQASIDGMQDEPVNARWQAAMTPFFEPLPGAAADTSLVLLERVFHLA; via the coding sequence ATGCCGCGTCACTGCTTCACCCTCCAGGTCCGCCCCGATCGCCTCGACGACTACAAGGCCGCCCACGCAGACGTCTGGCCGGAGATGCTCGCGGCACTCTCACGTCGCGGCTGGCGCGACTACTCGCTGTATCTCCGCGGCGACGGGCTGCTGGTGGGCGTGGTGGAGGCCGACGACCTCCAGGCGTCGATCGACGGCATGCAGGACGAGCCGGTCAACGCCCGGTGGCAGGCGGCGATGACCCCCTTCTTCGAGCCGCTGCCGGGCGCGGCCGCCGACACCTCGCTGGTCCTCCTCGAGCGGGTGTTCCACCTTGCCTGA
- a CDS encoding right-handed parallel beta-helix repeat-containing protein — MRTRLAFFCTLALLLLPAAASAELGPAELGYDIAETGLGGRTFVVSPDGDDRHPGTEDRPMRTPQAAADRVEPGDTVLLRAGEYTNDGPAPVIEIARGGNRRAWVRFASFPGETAVIRFDGLRGIRVADAAYVLIEGLEIVGVAAELDPAAALAHALAFEGDDYGEHRYFGVGIRLGDGPDENPHHVILRNNRIRDAPGSGIATARSDSVLVQGNEVSGCGFYSPWGESGISMWRSVDANGDRRSYKMVVRDNVLRGNDNRVPFWIMEAYSDGNGIILDANERTPGAGSAGYPGYRGRFLVVNNVCSGNGGRGVNVFETANADVLHNTLVGNATRENIGSEVELGRTDRVRVRNNVIVPLPGKKPVGGYSTERADIGANLVSGGGEADFELDPAASGDPGFAATAGADAFRLAPGSPAIGAGDPDASFPVDAAGVPREPGVPPDLGAYAAAAAR; from the coding sequence ATGCGTACCCGCTTGGCCTTCTTCTGCACGCTTGCCCTGCTGCTCCTCCCCGCGGCCGCCTCCGCGGAGCTCGGCCCCGCGGAGCTCGGCTACGACATCGCCGAAACCGGCCTCGGCGGCCGCACCTTCGTCGTCAGCCCCGACGGCGACGACCGCCACCCCGGCACCGAGGACCGGCCGATGCGGACGCCGCAGGCCGCGGCCGACCGCGTCGAGCCCGGCGACACCGTGCTGCTCCGCGCCGGCGAGTACACCAACGACGGGCCCGCGCCGGTGATCGAGATCGCCCGCGGGGGCAACCGCCGGGCGTGGGTGCGCTTCGCGAGCTTCCCTGGAGAGACGGCGGTGATCCGCTTCGACGGGCTGCGCGGCATCCGCGTGGCCGACGCCGCGTACGTGCTGATCGAGGGCCTGGAGATCGTCGGCGTGGCCGCCGAGCTCGACCCCGCGGCCGCGCTCGCCCACGCCCTGGCCTTCGAGGGCGACGACTACGGCGAGCACCGCTACTTCGGCGTCGGCATCCGCCTGGGCGACGGGCCCGACGAGAACCCCCACCACGTGATCCTCCGCAACAACCGCATCCGCGACGCGCCGGGCAGCGGCATCGCCACCGCCCGCAGCGACTCGGTGCTGGTGCAGGGCAACGAGGTGTCCGGCTGCGGCTTCTACTCGCCCTGGGGCGAGAGCGGCATCTCGATGTGGCGCAGCGTCGACGCCAACGGCGACCGGCGTTCGTACAAGATGGTCGTCCGCGACAACGTCCTCCGTGGCAACGACAACCGCGTGCCCTTCTGGATCATGGAGGCCTACAGCGACGGCAACGGGATCATCCTCGACGCCAACGAGAGGACCCCGGGCGCCGGCAGCGCCGGGTACCCGGGCTACCGCGGGCGTTTCTTGGTCGTGAACAACGTCTGCTCCGGCAACGGCGGCCGCGGCGTGAACGTCTTCGAGACCGCCAACGCCGACGTGCTGCACAACACGCTGGTCGGCAACGCGACCCGCGAGAACATCGGCAGCGAGGTCGAGCTGGGCCGGACCGACCGCGTCCGCGTGCGCAACAACGTGATCGTCCCGCTGCCGGGCAAGAAGCCCGTCGGCGGCTACAGCACCGAGCGCGCGGACATCGGCGCCAACCTCGTGAGCGGCGGAGGGGAAGCCGACTTCGAGCTGGATCCGGCGGCGTCGGGCGACCCCGGCTTCGCCGCCACCGCGGGCGCCGACGCCTTCCGGCTCGCACCGGGCTCCCCGGCGATCGGCGCGGGCGACCCCGACGCGAGCTTCCCGGTCGACGCGGCCGGCGTGCCACGCGAGCCCGGCGTGCCCCCCGACCTCGGGGCGTACGCCGCCGCGGCCGCGCGCTGA
- a CDS encoding NUDIX hydrolase, giving the protein MSPAPADPAVRAFRHCGGCGRPGPRAEGTAAVCGACGWCFFTNVAAAAAVLLELPGDPPRLLLVRRSREPAAGRLGIPGGFVDAGEIAEAAARRELREELRLRLPPTPLRFLCTASNAYPYRGVVYRTLDTVFTAPLAAVPRWFDAAEIGALVPTDPFAVGDDELAFPATRAALAAWRAARRPASSTGPRTAGPKS; this is encoded by the coding sequence TTGAGCCCCGCGCCGGCCGATCCCGCCGTCCGCGCCTTCCGCCACTGCGGCGGCTGCGGCCGCCCCGGCCCGCGTGCCGAGGGCACCGCCGCCGTCTGCGGGGCCTGCGGCTGGTGCTTCTTCACCAACGTCGCCGCGGCCGCCGCCGTCCTCCTCGAGCTCCCCGGCGACCCCCCGCGGCTGCTGCTGGTCCGCCGGAGCCGCGAGCCCGCCGCCGGGCGGCTGGGCATCCCCGGCGGCTTCGTCGACGCCGGCGAGATCGCCGAAGCCGCCGCCCGCCGCGAGCTGCGCGAGGAGCTCCGCCTCCGGCTCCCGCCCACGCCGCTGCGCTTCCTGTGCACCGCGAGCAACGCCTACCCCTACCGCGGCGTCGTGTACCGCACGCTGGACACCGTCTTCACCGCCCCGCTGGCTGCGGTCCCCCGCTGGTTCGACGCCGCGGAGATCGGCGCCCTCGTTCCCACCGACCCCTTCGCCGTCGGCGACGACGAGCTGGCCTTTCCCGCCACCCGGGCCGCGCTCGCGGCCTGGCGGGCGGCACGGCGGCCGGCGTCGTCCACCGGCCCGCGGACCGCCGGGCCCAAGAGCTGA
- a CDS encoding cell division protein FtsQ/DivIB — protein MPFPRFRPDKPTARGRKSSGWDPAATLAGLRLLGTAAALAAAVLGWRALEAGLLAHARAEHGAAVGDADVSLRDAPAWVAARPALAARIRAAVAEVVPADPFDGAGLARAAARLAEDPWVAAVAQVRRTPAGIEVEADWREPVALVRARDGYHVVDAGGRRLEGPADRFGTGAGGELLPVIVGVSQPPPARAGDRWAGAEVDAGLSLVARLRGEAFAPQIEAYDVGQRDPRTGRLSLVLRTDAGSVVWGRPADAPFAASEVSTEEKVRRLHQLADAYRGRIDAGGRVIRIYGERMQYDERSEARAATAGAVVGAGGARGLGHPAAYGPAR, from the coding sequence TTGCCCTTCCCGCGATTCCGCCCCGACAAGCCGACCGCCCGCGGCAGGAAGAGCAGCGGCTGGGACCCCGCCGCCACGCTCGCCGGCCTGCGGCTGCTGGGCACGGCCGCCGCGCTCGCGGCGGCGGTGCTGGGCTGGCGGGCGCTGGAGGCGGGCCTGCTGGCCCACGCCCGGGCCGAGCACGGCGCCGCCGTGGGCGACGCCGACGTCAGCCTGCGGGACGCGCCCGCCTGGGTCGCCGCCAGGCCGGCGCTCGCGGCGCGGATCCGCGCCGCCGTGGCCGAGGTGGTGCCGGCCGACCCCTTCGACGGCGCCGGCCTGGCGCGGGCGGCGGCACGCCTCGCCGAGGACCCGTGGGTGGCCGCGGTCGCCCAGGTCCGCCGCACGCCGGCCGGCATCGAGGTCGAGGCGGACTGGCGCGAGCCGGTGGCGTTGGTGCGGGCCCGCGACGGCTACCACGTCGTCGATGCCGGGGGCCGACGCCTCGAGGGCCCGGCCGATCGGTTCGGCACCGGGGCCGGTGGCGAGCTGCTGCCGGTGATCGTCGGGGTGTCGCAGCCGCCGCCGGCGCGGGCCGGCGACCGCTGGGCCGGCGCCGAGGTCGACGCCGGGCTCTCGCTGGTCGCCCGGCTCCGCGGCGAGGCCTTCGCCCCGCAGATCGAGGCGTACGACGTCGGCCAGCGCGACCCGCGGACCGGCCGGCTCTCGCTGGTGCTGCGCACGGATGCCGGCTCGGTGGTGTGGGGCCGGCCGGCCGATGCGCCATTCGCCGCCTCGGAGGTCTCCACCGAGGAGAAGGTCCGCCGCCTGCACCAGCTCGCCGACGCCTACCGCGGCCGCATCGACGCCGGCGGCCGGGTGATCCGCATCTACGGCGAGCGGATGCAGTACGACGAGCGTTCGGAGGCGCGGGCGGCCACCGCGGGCGCGGTCGTGGGCGCGGGCGGCGCCCGCGGCCTCGGCCACCCGGCGGCGTACGGTCCGGCCCGTTGA
- a CDS encoding DUF4870 domain-containing protein has protein sequence MDSHDSHPPTPDAPHADPDAGTPALTADDTNLGMLAHLLGAFTGFVGPLIIWAVKKDQSVFIATESREALNFQITIVLGFLVLGVATCLTFGLAGVLFPLLLIYSLVFSIIAALKAKDGVPYRYPLTIRLVK, from the coding sequence ATGGATTCGCACGACAGCCACCCCCCCACGCCCGACGCTCCGCACGCCGACCCCGACGCCGGCACGCCCGCGCTGACCGCCGACGACACGAACCTGGGCATGCTCGCCCACCTCCTCGGCGCCTTCACCGGCTTCGTCGGGCCGCTGATCATCTGGGCGGTCAAGAAGGACCAATCCGTCTTCATCGCCACCGAGAGCCGCGAAGCGCTCAACTTCCAGATCACGATCGTGCTGGGGTTTCTGGTCCTCGGCGTCGCGACGTGCCTGACCTTCGGCCTCGCGGGGGTGCTCTTCCCGCTGCTGTTGATCTACTCGCTGGTGTTCTCGATCATCGCGGCGCTCAAAGCCAAGGACGGGGTCCCCTACCGGTACCCGCTGACGATCCGGCTGGTGAAGTGA
- a CDS encoding NAD(P)/FAD-dependent oxidoreductase encodes MSEQPPVEKVVIIGSGPAGWTAAIYAARADLKPLVFPGRAAKGLNPGGQLMLTSDVENYPGYPDGRTGPEMMHDFFHQAMRFGTRVVTDDGPKDADALAQDTLYQLFQDVAEVDLASRPFRVRGDRGHEVLAETVIIATGAKANWLGLENEKRLAESGGGVSACAVCDGALPMFRDQPLGVVGGGDTACEEATYLAKFASEVHLFVRRDELRASRVMADRVTGHEKIRIHWNTEVTDVAGDQKVTGVDTINNATGEAGHRELKGLFLAIGHTPITGFLRGQLPADEAGYLRVKDPGRSTTEVDGVFVCGDVADHVYRQAITAAGMGCKAAMDAERFLSEHGEAPEGIGSPEAQWAGATAEAGTETVRG; translated from the coding sequence ATGAGCGAACAGCCTCCCGTCGAGAAGGTCGTGATCATCGGCTCGGGCCCCGCCGGGTGGACGGCGGCGATCTACGCGGCGCGGGCCGACCTCAAGCCGCTGGTGTTTCCGGGCCGCGCGGCGAAGGGGCTCAACCCCGGCGGGCAGCTGATGCTCACCTCCGACGTCGAGAATTACCCGGGCTACCCCGACGGCCGGACGGGCCCGGAGATGATGCACGACTTCTTCCACCAGGCGATGCGCTTCGGCACGCGCGTGGTCACCGACGACGGGCCCAAGGACGCCGACGCGCTGGCGCAGGACACGCTGTACCAGCTGTTCCAGGACGTCGCGGAGGTGGACCTCGCGTCGCGGCCGTTCCGCGTGCGCGGCGACCGCGGGCACGAGGTGCTCGCCGAGACGGTCATCATCGCGACCGGGGCGAAGGCCAACTGGCTGGGCCTCGAGAACGAGAAGCGGCTGGCGGAGTCCGGCGGCGGCGTCTCCGCCTGTGCCGTGTGCGACGGCGCGCTGCCGATGTTCCGCGACCAGCCGCTGGGGGTCGTCGGCGGCGGCGACACCGCCTGCGAGGAGGCCACCTACCTGGCGAAGTTCGCCAGCGAGGTCCACCTCTTCGTGCGGCGCGACGAGCTGCGGGCGAGCCGGGTGATGGCGGATCGTGTCACGGGCCACGAGAAGATCCGCATCCACTGGAACACCGAGGTGACCGACGTCGCCGGCGACCAGAAGGTCACCGGCGTCGACACGATCAACAACGCGACCGGAGAGGCCGGCCACCGGGAGCTCAAGGGCCTGTTCCTGGCGATCGGCCACACGCCGATCACCGGCTTCCTCCGGGGGCAGCTCCCCGCGGACGAGGCGGGTTACCTCCGCGTGAAGGACCCCGGCCGCAGCACCACCGAGGTCGACGGCGTCTTCGTCTGCGGCGACGTCGCGGACCACGTGTACCGCCAGGCGATCACGGCGGCGGGCATGGGCTGCAAGGCGGCGATGGATGCCGAGCGCTTCCTCTCCGAGCACGGCGAGGCGCCCGAGGGCATCGGCTCGCCGGAGGCGCAGTGGGCGGGCGCGACCGCCGAGGCGGGCACCGAAACCGTCCGCGGCTGA